A window from Sinanaerobacter sp. ZZT-01 encodes these proteins:
- the murD gene encoding UDP-N-acetylmuramoyl-L-alanine--D-glutamate ligase translates to MNQTKKYLVVGLGRSGVSAAEALLRYGAEVSVYDKKTQDEIEAPLVNYLKTQQVTCYLGTDPSDLGRYDAIVVSPGVPLDLPFLQKAKTLDVEIIGELELAYRLGKGNYIAITGTNGKTTTTTLVGEIFKNAKRKTAVVGNIGIAVTSTALVAQDDSWLVTECSSFQLETTEKFHPVVCALLNITPDHLDRHKTLENYAKAKAKVFKNQTEKDFFVVNYDDPVAYHLIQECRSTIIPFSRKSILEKGVFVKDNRIIVKDQSQNEIDICGVDELVIPGQHNLENALAACGIAYFCGISAEMISKTLREFQGVEHRLEFCAEVGGVRFVNDSKGTNPDASIKAIEAMKGNIVLIAGGYDKNSKFDEFIQAFDGKVKALVLLGATAPKIRETAERFGYQTIFDEKDMGECVKRSFSLAEPGDTVLLSPACASWDMYSSYEQRGKHFKSCVQELER, encoded by the coding sequence ATGAATCAAACAAAAAAATATTTAGTGGTTGGTCTGGGAAGATCTGGGGTATCTGCAGCGGAAGCCTTACTTCGTTATGGTGCAGAAGTGTCTGTATATGATAAAAAAACACAAGACGAAATAGAAGCACCTCTTGTAAATTATTTAAAAACACAGCAGGTTACATGCTATTTAGGAACTGACCCCTCGGACTTGGGCCGTTATGATGCGATTGTAGTCAGCCCTGGTGTGCCGTTGGATTTACCTTTTCTACAAAAAGCAAAGACACTTGATGTGGAAATCATTGGAGAACTGGAACTGGCTTATCGGTTAGGAAAAGGAAATTATATTGCAATAACCGGAACGAACGGAAAAACGACGACCACCACTCTGGTGGGAGAGATTTTTAAGAATGCGAAGAGAAAGACTGCTGTGGTAGGTAATATTGGAATTGCTGTTACATCCACAGCCCTCGTTGCACAGGATGATTCCTGGTTGGTGACAGAGTGCAGTAGTTTTCAATTAGAAACGACAGAGAAATTTCATCCGGTTGTCTGTGCTCTTTTGAATATCACGCCAGATCATTTGGATCGACATAAAACTTTAGAAAATTACGCAAAAGCAAAAGCAAAAGTTTTCAAAAATCAAACAGAAAAAGACTTTTTTGTGGTTAATTATGATGATCCGGTAGCGTATCATCTGATACAAGAATGCAGAAGTACTATTATTCCGTTTAGCAGGAAATCTATTTTAGAAAAGGGTGTTTTTGTTAAAGATAACCGCATTATTGTTAAAGACCAAAGTCAAAATGAAATTGATATTTGTGGAGTTGACGAGCTTGTAATTCCCGGTCAGCACAATTTAGAAAATGCATTAGCAGCATGCGGTATAGCTTATTTTTGTGGTATATCCGCGGAAATGATCTCAAAAACCCTACGCGAGTTTCAGGGGGTAGAGCACCGTTTGGAGTTCTGTGCCGAAGTTGGTGGAGTTCGTTTTGTAAATGATTCGAAGGGAACGAATCCGGATGCTTCCATTAAGGCAATTGAAGCAATGAAAGGTAATATTGTTTTGATTGCAGGAGGGTATGATAAGAATTCAAAATTTGATGAATTTATTCAAGCCTTTGACGGGAAAGTAAAAGCATTGGTTTTACTCGGAGCAACTGCGCCAAAAATAAGGGAAACCGCAGAACGTTTTGGATACCAAACAATCTTTGATGAAAAGGATATGGGTGAATGCGTAAAGAGGAGCTTTTCCTTGGCAGAGCCTGGCGATACTGTACTGCTTTCTCCAGCCTGTGCGAGCTGGGATATGTACAGCAGCTATGAGCAGAGAGGGAAGCATTTTAAAAGCTGCGTTCAAGAATTGGAGAGATAA
- a CDS encoding UDP-N-acetylmuramoyl-tripeptide--D-alanyl-D-alanine ligase, whose amino-acid sequence MKKITVMEIQNAVKGVLLCGNADTMIEGIAIDSREVSSNDIFFAIVGEEQDGHIYAGSAAEKGCPAIVLHNKQIADEVKKIRPDTAILLVEDTTRALQDLAEWYLSLFPIKKIGVTGSTGKTTTKEMLYAVISQKYKTLRNLGNYNNHIGLPLTIFHLEEDIEVGIFEMGMSEFGEIHRLADIVRPDLAVITNVGTSHIEYLKTRENILKAKMEITDFFQDKNKLFVNEDNDMLTKKMVSKCMQEKKKDDASYCEDFQIVTAGEDEHADFQLSHRRDLGESGIQFTITHEKTSQEFSLPLLGNHNGWNAMLAVAVGASLDISLKEAAAGLANMEGTNRRLNIEVKNGIKLIDDTYNASPDSMKAAIDVLMSISGARKVAILADILEMGEVAEEYHYQIGEYVSHKEVDVVITIGKNAKFISEGAEAASKKTIVIHHEEKETLMDNLEDFLKPGDVVLVKGSNGMRMAEIVNKIRSL is encoded by the coding sequence ATGAAAAAAATCACTGTTATGGAGATACAAAATGCTGTAAAAGGTGTATTGCTTTGTGGTAATGCAGATACTATGATTGAAGGAATTGCGATTGATTCCAGAGAAGTTTCATCAAACGATATATTCTTTGCTATTGTGGGTGAAGAACAGGATGGACATATTTATGCAGGAAGTGCAGCGGAAAAAGGATGTCCGGCAATTGTCCTTCATAACAAGCAAATAGCGGATGAAGTTAAAAAAATTCGGCCGGATACAGCAATCCTTTTAGTGGAAGATACGACTAGAGCATTGCAGGATCTAGCCGAATGGTATCTTTCTTTGTTCCCCATCAAAAAAATAGGAGTCACGGGAAGCACAGGGAAGACGACGACAAAAGAAATGCTTTATGCAGTCATTTCTCAAAAATATAAAACACTTCGCAATCTAGGTAATTATAATAATCACATTGGCTTGCCGCTTACTATTTTCCATCTGGAAGAAGATATCGAGGTGGGCATTTTTGAAATGGGAATGAGTGAATTTGGTGAGATTCATCGCCTTGCAGATATTGTAAGACCCGATTTAGCAGTCATTACAAATGTCGGCACCTCTCATATTGAATATCTGAAGACAAGAGAAAACATACTAAAGGCTAAGATGGAAATTACTGATTTTTTTCAAGATAAAAATAAACTTTTTGTCAATGAAGATAACGATATGCTTACAAAAAAAATGGTGTCAAAATGTATGCAGGAGAAGAAAAAGGACGATGCTTCTTATTGTGAAGATTTTCAGATTGTTACAGCAGGGGAAGATGAGCATGCAGATTTTCAACTGAGTCATCGCAGAGATTTGGGCGAAAGTGGAATTCAGTTTACGATTACACATGAAAAGACAAGTCAAGAGTTTTCATTGCCACTGCTCGGAAACCACAATGGCTGGAATGCGATGCTGGCCGTTGCTGTCGGAGCATCTTTGGATATTTCTCTAAAGGAAGCGGCTGCGGGTCTGGCTAATATGGAAGGAACAAATCGGCGATTAAATATTGAAGTCAAAAACGGTATAAAGTTAATAGACGATACGTATAATGCAAGTCCTGATTCCATGAAAGCAGCGATTGATGTGCTTATGAGTATCTCAGGGGCGCGGAAAGTTGCGATTCTTGCCGATATTTTAGAGATGGGCGAGGTTGCAGAAGAATACCATTACCAGATTGGAGAATATGTTTCACATAAAGAAGTGGATGTGGTAATAACAATAGGAAAAAATGCAAAATTTATTTCAGAGGGAGCAGAGGCGGCCTCGAAAAAAACAATAGTCATCCATCATGAGGAAAAAGAAACACTTATGGACAACTTAGAAGACTTTTTAAAACCAGGTGATGTGGTTTTAGTAAAGGGATCAAACGGAATGAGAATGGCGGAGATTGTGAATAAGATAAGGAGCTTATAA
- the mraY gene encoding phospho-N-acetylmuramoyl-pentapeptide-transferase, translating to MEYIQIWIKLAVAFLIAVIGTPLFIPVLKRIKAGQSIREEGPQSHMVKTGTPTMGGIVIIFAVLVTCISSNILNTDMWILLSSFIAFGLIGFIDDFVKVAMKRNLGLTALQKLLLQIAIAVGLAAYQSSVSIYKTTVFIPFINEYWDFGIFYIPFIAFVVVSMVNSVNLTDGLDGLASGVTSIVALFFALVGMNFFGMSAATVFCAALAGGCLGFLMYNKYPAKLFMGDTGSLALGGGLAAAAILMNIELILPIAGGVYVAEALSVIIQVGSYKLRNGKRVFRMAPLHHHFELGGWKETKIVVVFWIVTLLLCIISLKVFDSNVF from the coding sequence ATGGAATATATACAGATATGGATAAAATTGGCGGTAGCTTTTCTAATTGCTGTCATTGGCACTCCGCTGTTTATCCCGGTTTTAAAAAGAATTAAAGCAGGACAGAGTATCAGAGAAGAGGGACCGCAGTCACATATGGTTAAAACGGGGACTCCGACAATGGGAGGAATCGTAATTATATTTGCCGTATTGGTTACCTGTATCAGCTCGAACATTTTAAACACGGATATGTGGATATTATTAAGTTCATTTATCGCTTTCGGACTAATAGGTTTTATCGATGATTTTGTAAAGGTTGCAATGAAACGTAACTTAGGCTTAACTGCATTGCAAAAATTATTACTTCAAATAGCGATCGCAGTTGGGTTGGCTGCATATCAATCCAGCGTCTCCATATATAAAACTACAGTTTTTATTCCATTTATTAACGAGTATTGGGACTTCGGCATTTTCTATATACCATTTATCGCTTTTGTTGTAGTGTCAATGGTAAACAGCGTGAACCTTACGGATGGATTAGATGGTTTAGCATCAGGAGTGACGAGTATTGTTGCCCTGTTTTTTGCCCTTGTAGGCATGAACTTTTTTGGAATGAGCGCAGCGACCGTTTTTTGTGCAGCACTTGCAGGGGGATGTCTTGGATTTTTAATGTATAATAAATATCCTGCAAAGCTGTTTATGGGGGATACCGGTTCTCTTGCATTAGGGGGAGGGCTTGCAGCGGCAGCGATTTTAATGAATATTGAATTAATCTTGCCGATTGCAGGCGGTGTATATGTTGCAGAGGCACTGTCTGTTATTATACAGGTAGGCAGTTATAAATTGAGAAACGGGAAACGTGTTTTCCGTATGGCACCTTTGCATCACCACTTTGAGCTGGGTGGCTGGAAGGAAACAAAAATTGTTGTCGTTTTTTGGATAGTAACCCTTTTATTATGTATTATAAGCCTAAAGGTTTTTGACTCAAACGTATTTTAG
- the ftsW gene encoding putative lipid II flippase FtsW — translation MAKKQRENEKIKMKTGDFVLTILMMGLVLFGIIMVFSASYYVAISDYSNPYYYLIRDGIWAFLGTILFVFCKFFPYKYYKKMAFPLMVTSFILLLLLFTPLGKDVNGATRWIRLGSDSLTIMPGEIAKICAILFVAKFLSDKPKRILSFTEGILPLVVLCGAYFGLILKQPNMSTAITVAAIIVGMMFVAGLNLKYLFGIGIAGCTGIIALILAEPYRMKRMFSFIDPFQDPLGAGWQAAQSLLALGSGGLFGVGLGKSIQKTLYLPEPQNDFIFAIIGEELGYIGCLILIAVYIVLIWRCAHISLNAPDLFGMLIASGITIMLAVQVILNIAVVTSSMPPTGIILPFVSFGGNALLLFMGSMGILLNISRHSAK, via the coding sequence ATGGCAAAAAAACAAAGAGAAAATGAGAAGATCAAAATGAAGACCGGTGATTTTGTATTAACAATACTTATGATGGGGCTCGTTTTGTTCGGTATCATTATGGTATTTAGTGCCAGCTATTATGTGGCGATCAGCGATTATAGCAATCCCTATTACTATCTGATTCGCGATGGAATATGGGCATTTCTAGGAACAATTCTTTTTGTTTTTTGCAAATTTTTTCCTTATAAATATTATAAAAAGATGGCTTTTCCACTAATGGTAACAAGTTTTATTCTGTTATTGCTACTGTTTACACCTTTAGGTAAAGATGTAAATGGTGCAACCCGTTGGATTCGTTTAGGAAGTGACAGCCTAACCATTATGCCGGGTGAAATCGCAAAAATTTGCGCGATTTTGTTTGTCGCAAAGTTCTTAAGCGATAAACCAAAACGGATTTTATCGTTTACGGAAGGAATCTTGCCGCTAGTGGTACTTTGCGGAGCTTACTTCGGATTAATTTTGAAACAACCGAATATGTCGACTGCAATTACAGTAGCAGCTATTATTGTCGGGATGATGTTTGTAGCAGGATTAAATTTGAAATATCTTTTTGGAATTGGAATTGCCGGATGCACAGGGATTATAGCTTTGATTTTGGCAGAGCCGTATCGAATGAAGCGAATGTTCAGCTTCATCGATCCTTTTCAAGATCCACTGGGGGCAGGATGGCAGGCTGCCCAGTCTCTTTTAGCTCTAGGATCAGGCGGTCTGTTCGGAGTTGGGCTGGGTAAAAGCATTCAAAAAACACTGTATCTTCCTGAACCGCAAAATGACTTTATCTTTGCTATTATTGGGGAAGAACTTGGTTATATCGGGTGTTTAATTTTAATTGCTGTATATATTGTATTGATTTGGAGATGCGCACACATTTCGTTGAATGCGCCGGATTTATTTGGAATGCTCATTGCCTCAGGTATTACCATTATGCTTGCAGTACAAGTCATTTTAAATATTGCAGTTGTAACCTCTTCCATGCCGCCGACCGGCATTATTTTACCATTTGTAAGCTTTGGAGGGAATGCGCTGCTGCTATTTATGGGTTCAATGGGAATCCTTCTAAATATATCAAGACATTCTGCGAAATAA